TCCATTACACAAACTCTTCTTATTCTTGACATCTgtaaatctgaaaaataaataCTCTTCTTATTCTTGACATCTGtaaatctgaaaaataagaTAGCGAGTCAAGcaattataaattatttctaatatgGATAATTATATAGCTGGACCATGCTAAAACCAAATTATACTTTATCCCCACTTAGATTATTATGTGATATTAAGAAGATCCTTGTGGAGGTTGGTGGTATAGGTAGTGATCCTTGAAGAGAACTTGACCGTAAATCAATTATATCTACATACGATTGAAGAGGAATTGCATCCACATTGCGGAACAAAATAAGCTTTTTTTTCAATGAATACCTCCAGTTAGACCATGTCCAATCAGGAATTCTTCCTTTAATCTTATTATTCAAAAGAATCAACTCGTGAAGAAGCTTTGCGATCTCAAAAACTCCAATTCTTTTACTTCTAAGGTGACCAACTGTAAGTTTTGAAGAGATTTGAGCAAAGTAGATTTAACTTTGTTCTCACTGGCCAATGAGATATGATTATATGAAAGAACAAGATTTGAAAGATGTTTGAGGTTTGAAAAGAAGCTGACATCCACGTGACCACCAAAATTATTAGATGAAAGATCAAGGAATGTTAGGTTCACAATGTTTTGAATTGACTTGGGCAGAATTTGCAGTGGTTGCCTTGTAAGTTAATCTAGACTAATGAATTGGACTTGAAATCCCCAAGCTCACCAGAAAAGTGGTTCGATGCCAATCTTAAATAACGTAGTGATGCAAGTAGTTGAGAGAATATCCATGATGGTATATAGTTCCATTCAGATAGTTACCTTCAAAGAGCAAATTCTCTATGTGCGTGAGATTTGAAAGAGACATGAATAGGGCTCCAGAGGTTGCAATCACTAAGATACAAACGATGTAGTGAAGTTAGATAGCCAAGACTCAGACAAATTATCAGAAAAATCCACTTCATCGAGACCTAACTTCATGAGAGATGCATTGCTATTCCATTTGGTCTTTGAACCCCTTTGAGCTGATTATTTTAATATAAGTCAAGTCTTTCCAAGTTGGGCAGTTGAAAAATACTCTCAGGTATTATCCCATACAATTCTGTATATCCCAGTCCTAGCCTCAGAGTTATGAAATGAGTCgaaaaaatttagaagaatGATGGAAGAGATGTTTATGCCAGTAAAATGAAGCTATCTAATTAATTGGATCAAATGCTGAAGAAGCAATTTGAATTCATGGGTTGCGAGTCTCAGCAATTTAAAATCACTTTGTAAAGATGAGGAAGATGGCTAGGAAAGATCAAGATATGCCAAGCACGAAAACCTGCTAAATTTAGGTGAGATCTAAGAACCGTAGAAGCCATTACAAGAAAGGTTGAGCCCTCGGAGATGAGAGAGTTGGAAAAGGCTGATATAGGAATCAATCTGCCCTACAAGACTGCTACAACTAAGGTCAAGTTCAATCACATGGTGGGTCATCTCATTGCATTTCACTCCATCCCATAAGCTAGACTTGTTTTTGATTAAGGCTTCTGACCATGGAAATCACAGAAACAGCAGAGGCTGAGGAATAACCTAGACTTAGTAACTTCCTCTGATCAAATTAATAAGTTATAGAAAAGGACCATGACACATCCCGtttaatttccaaaaattggGTACATAGCATATAGATTCTTCAATGCGAAGAATTCAACAATTGAAATGCATGTTACTGCTGCCTTTATTATAAATCTAATGACTAATGCTTTATATACTATTGTCACCTTGGATAAAAAAATCCCTCCTTTTGTACCATACAATGTTGTTAAGCaataaaaatctataatttTTTAATCACTTCTTTGTCTTGTCAAACGATCAAGATGGGACATTGATTAATATGCACGACGAATGACTAGTGTGCAGCAATCAGCCATTAATCTTCTGTTCATCTAAACATCCCTGGATTAGTCATTGGTGGCACAAATTGTACAGCACCTTGGCTTGCtattcttctttgtttcttcttATTTGCTTTCCATCCTGAAAACAAGGGGCAATTTGGTTTGAGATTGTACGAAAAATAATTCCAAACATAAGGTGCTGCATATAGTAATATTCTGTTTGATTGGAGGGATTAGGAAATATAATTTCCTCATAATTAATGGGGTGTCTGGTTGGTCAGATAAGAAAAGATAATTTTAATATAGCTAATGCAACGGCTGGACGGCGGTATTAAATAATACCACATTAAAATATGCATAAATTTATGCCCATTAGAATGTGACAAAAGAATATGTGAATTAACAATACgagataaaattatttaaagacAAATTCTTGAAGTACGCAATTACTACATAAGAATGACAAATATgtatcaatttatgtgacactcttcatttttagtcttttaaaaaagaatgacatattcttatactcaaaaacaattttcctttaaactttcattttacaATGACAAAAATTTCTAAGGCTTGTTTATCACAAGTTAAAAAATTCGTTTTTACTGAAACTCCATGCCAGTCGATCATCGTCACACAAATTATGACgacaatattattattattcattgCATGAAAATCCCATCAATATaatttattatataaataattcTAGTATTATAATTTTTGTGTAACTAGAACTACATGTGAATCAAACCACTCTAAAGTGTACTCCAAGAAAGTCTCTGATAGATATCTATATGAGAATGATCAATAGAGAAAAGAAAGTAGAAATGAAAATGATCAATAGAGAAAAGAAAGTAGAAATGAAAAGAATTAAGAATTACCTAGGGCTACATCAAACCCGAGTTTGTTAAGTTGACGATAATTCTGACATAGGACCAGTCTCATGCAACAGAGAGTAATTGCAAACTCACTCAAGAGATTACCCATCAAATTGTATTTTTTCCTGAATTGCACACGATGATACCACGCAAAAATGAATGATGCTTGACTGAAGCATAGTGTATCTAGAATTCCGAACATTAACGCACCTTCCCACCAAGCTGCATTACACATGTAtttgtcaaaataaaaaatctcaACAATTTGACCAAAATATAGAGTAGTATATGTTTTTTCTTCTAGTTTATGTACACTAAGAGGTCGTTTAGTTGGTGGGATAAGGATAATAATCTCAATATAAAATGTGAAATTAGTTTATTCTGTGTTTGATTATGATTAATCGGTCTcaagattattttatcccaccctTTGTATTAAAATGATGGGATTAGCTATCCATATAGAAGGTGGGATAGCTAATCCCATGAGATATCCTTATCAATCCCATGAGATATCCTTATCTATCTTATTCCACCAACCGAACGATCCCTAACTATATAGAATATCATCATAGAATATGTTAATTAGAAAATTACTCATTGACCCTTCAGATAAAATCTCATCCACTTGCCCAAAGGTAACGCAGGGACATAAACATGTAATAAAACCTACAACAATATAGTAGAAACATGATTAGCTCTATAAGAAAAAGGTTGACaaaaaaatcaaggaaataattaaTTAGAGGAACCTACAATTCTTGAGGTCTGAAAAACAATCAAAAAGACCTGTTGACCAGGGCTGACTATAAATCTGACCATTATTTGCAAGGATCATTGGGTAATGAAATTGGTCACGAG
This portion of the Lycium ferocissimum isolate CSIRO_LF1 chromosome 1, AGI_CSIRO_Lferr_CH_V1, whole genome shotgun sequence genome encodes:
- the LOC132030450 gene encoding cell number regulator 1-like; protein product: MKIHPRHRYKIQCMHLIQRYQQQQQQLCLIWYHHHPKFLLNPPRQRRLSSSSTRIPWPGSPPFIPSQQQPPICHQSSIMPYYPPIGVPPPFPYFPMPYPRDQFHYPMILANNGQIYSQPWSTGLFDCFSDLKNCFITCLCPCVTFGQVDEILSEGSMTWWEGALMFGILDTLCFSQASFIFAWYHRVQFRKKYNLMGNLLSEFAITLCCMRLVLCQNYRQLNKLGFDVALGWKANKKKQRRIASQGAVQFVPPMTNPGMFR